One stretch of Chryseobacterium fluminis DNA includes these proteins:
- a CDS encoding efflux RND transporter periplasmic adaptor subunit: MKKTLIYIIVAAVLVGLAAYKIADNKKKQDTEVREVAKQVDKINVNVVTVARENIDTDYTANGTFIPKQEMNQSAEISGRIVNVLVKEGSRVGAGQVLATIKKDAIEVDISQAQNNLQNAIIDNQRYENAFKTGGVTKQQVDNSRLQLKNAQAAVRAQGVKVNDTSIRAGISGTINKKMVEPGMVVAPGTALFEIVNINSLKLSVLVDESQIGRIALGQDVAIKVNVLPDDAFSGRITFIAPKSDASLNFPVEIEVQNRGNLKAGMYATATFKTNNGAETQNMLTVPAEAFVNGVSSGQLFIVTNGTAKLIKVQTGKVYGDKVQILSGLNGGEQVITSGQINLDNGSKINIVK; the protein is encoded by the coding sequence ATGAAAAAAACTTTAATATATATCATCGTGGCAGCGGTACTTGTCGGTCTGGCAGCATATAAAATCGCTGATAACAAAAAGAAGCAGGACACCGAGGTAAGAGAAGTGGCCAAGCAGGTAGATAAGATCAACGTAAATGTTGTAACGGTAGCAAGAGAAAATATAGACACCGATTATACGGCAAATGGAACTTTTATCCCGAAGCAGGAGATGAACCAGTCGGCCGAAATCTCAGGACGTATCGTCAATGTTTTGGTGAAAGAAGGATCCAGGGTAGGTGCCGGCCAGGTATTGGCAACCATTAAGAAAGATGCCATCGAGGTAGATATTTCCCAGGCTCAGAATAACTTACAGAACGCCATTATCGATAACCAGCGTTATGAAAATGCCTTTAAGACTGGAGGGGTTACAAAACAGCAGGTCGACAACTCAAGACTACAGCTGAAAAATGCTCAGGCTGCCGTAAGAGCGCAGGGTGTAAAAGTAAATGATACAAGCATCCGTGCCGGAATCAGCGGTACGATTAATAAAAAAATGGTAGAGCCGGGAATGGTAGTAGCTCCTGGAACAGCACTTTTCGAAATCGTGAATATCAATTCTCTGAAACTTTCTGTTTTGGTGGATGAAAGCCAGATCGGAAGAATCGCGTTGGGTCAGGACGTGGCCATTAAGGTCAATGTTTTGCCGGATGATGCGTTCAGCGGAAGAATTACCTTCATTGCTCCTAAAAGTGATGCTTCTTTAAACTTCCCTGTTGAAATTGAAGTTCAGAACAGAGGAAACCTGAAAGCGGGAATGTATGCAACGGCTACTTTCAAAACCAATAACGGTGCCGAAACCCAGAATATGCTTACCGTGCCTGCAGAAGCTTTCGTTAATGGAGTGAGCTCAGGACAGCTATTCATCGTTACCAACGGAACGGCCAAATTAATAAAAGTGCAGACCGGAAAAGTGTATGGCGATAAAGTTCAGATCTTAAGCGGACTCAATGGCGGGGAACAGGTCATTACCAGCGGACAGATCAACCTTGATAACGGTTCAAAAATCAATATCGTAAAGTAA
- a CDS encoding TolC family protein encodes MKGKRITAKKLKLGIAAAFMIFGFSSVSAQQQVSLQEAIKQALQNKAEAKKAALQIKKAEYKIDEARAGALPQISATAGLTYNPLIQESLLEFGGERIRAQLGQPWISTASVQVQQAIFDQRVFTGLKAAKSTREFYVLNAQLTNEQIIENVATAYYQVFVQEENLKTVEASYANTERTRNVIKSLVDNGLAKAIDLDRTNVQLTNIGSNRQTLINAVELSKNSLKFYMGIPISTDIELEEKTIEPRPELIASTINLNDRTEIKVLNKNRELLVFNKKATEAYLYPTVGLVANYSWGGQGRNFPLISGTSKGVLWSDYSALGLNINIPIFTGGATRAKINQAEVDIQDLDVDIENTQLSLSLDYKNAVTNIENALINIESMKDNVGLAERVQKNTQANYQYGLATLTEVLDAENALTDAKQNYANALLDYKQAEIKLIKAKGELNTLQNP; translated from the coding sequence ATGAAAGGAAAACGTATAACTGCAAAAAAGCTAAAATTGGGTATAGCTGCTGCATTTATGATTTTCGGTTTTTCATCAGTGTCTGCGCAACAGCAGGTTTCTCTACAGGAAGCTATCAAACAGGCGCTTCAGAACAAGGCAGAGGCAAAGAAAGCTGCTTTACAGATTAAAAAAGCCGAATATAAAATTGATGAAGCAAGAGCCGGAGCTTTACCACAGATCAGTGCAACGGCAGGATTAACTTATAATCCTCTCATCCAGGAATCTTTGCTGGAATTCGGAGGAGAAAGAATCAGAGCTCAGCTGGGGCAGCCATGGATTTCCACGGCTTCCGTACAGGTGCAGCAGGCAATTTTTGATCAGAGAGTTTTCACAGGCCTTAAAGCCGCAAAGTCAACAAGAGAATTCTATGTACTGAATGCGCAGCTGACCAATGAACAAATCATTGAAAATGTAGCGACCGCTTATTATCAGGTTTTTGTTCAGGAAGAAAACCTCAAAACGGTAGAGGCAAGTTATGCCAACACGGAAAGAACAAGAAATGTAATCAAGAGTTTGGTGGATAACGGATTGGCAAAAGCCATTGATTTGGACAGAACAAATGTACAGCTTACCAATATCGGGTCAAACAGACAGACATTGATCAATGCTGTAGAGCTCTCAAAAAATTCCCTGAAATTCTATATGGGAATTCCGATTTCTACCGATATCGAACTGGAAGAAAAAACCATAGAGCCGAGACCTGAGCTTATTGCAAGTACCATTAATCTTAATGACCGTACGGAAATTAAGGTTTTAAATAAAAACAGAGAACTTCTGGTATTCAATAAAAAAGCGACGGAAGCTTATCTGTATCCTACCGTAGGTCTGGTTGCCAACTATTCCTGGGGAGGACAAGGCCGAAATTTCCCTTTGATAAGCGGGACAAGCAAGGGCGTGCTGTGGAGCGATTACTCTGCATTGGGACTGAATATCAATATCCCGATTTTCACCGGCGGTGCTACCAGAGCAAAAATCAATCAGGCTGAAGTGGATATTCAGGATCTGGATGTGGATATCGAAAACACCCAGCTGAGCTTAAGTTTAGATTATAAAAATGCGGTTACCAATATCGAAAACGCATTAATCAATATCGAAAGCATGAAAGATAATGTGGGACTGGCTGAAAGAGTTCAGAAAAATACCCAGGCCAATTATCAGTACGGCTTAGCAACCCTTACCGAAGTTCTGGATGCCGAAAATGCTTTAACAGACGCAAAACAGAATTATGCCAATGCACTGTTGGATTACAAACAGGCTGAGATCAAGTTAATAAAAGCAAAAGGAGAGTTAAACACATTACAAAACCCATAA
- a CDS encoding TetR/AcrR family transcriptional regulator, translating to MSKQAKKDQTQELIKETAKNLFFVKGKFDATTQEIADEAGVNRTLINYYFRSRDNLIQIIFDEAQKVEQEKSKVIQNSDLPFKEKMSQFIEHSLSTSLQYPYLETYIVSQINKGNCHKRDIEEEELKKLYKDIKKEMELGNIERMEPIQFVLNMVSLLVFPSAIRPLLMENLMISEKKFDQIIAARKNIILNILFKN from the coding sequence ATGTCAAAACAGGCAAAAAAAGACCAAACACAGGAACTCATCAAAGAGACCGCGAAGAATTTATTCTTCGTCAAAGGAAAGTTTGATGCAACCACACAGGAAATTGCTGATGAAGCAGGAGTGAACAGAACGCTGATTAATTATTACTTCCGTTCAAGAGATAATCTGATCCAGATCATTTTTGATGAGGCTCAGAAAGTGGAACAGGAAAAATCCAAAGTGATTCAGAACTCAGATCTTCCTTTTAAGGAAAAAATGAGCCAGTTTATAGAGCACAGCTTATCGACAAGCCTTCAGTACCCTTACCTGGAAACGTATATCGTCTCCCAGATCAATAAGGGAAACTGCCATAAAAGAGACATTGAAGAGGAGGAGCTTAAAAAACTGTATAAAGACATCAAAAAAGAAATGGAACTGGGAAATATTGAAAGGATGGAACCCATTCAGTTTGTCCTGAATATGGTTTCGTTACTGGTATTTCCAAGTGCAATAAGACCGTTACTGATGGAAAATCTGATGATCAGTGAAAAGAAATTCGATCAGATTATAGCTGCAAGGAAGAACATCATTCTGAATATACTTTTCAAAAACTAA